A window of the Radiobacillus deserti genome harbors these coding sequences:
- a CDS encoding aspartyl-phosphate phosphatase Spo0E family protein — protein MRSIELEIEKARQLMYKLYNENNQDVLKVSQHLDQLLNELQRLQKREKKVS, from the coding sequence GTGAGATCGATAGAGCTTGAAATAGAAAAAGCACGACAACTCATGTATAAGCTATACAATGAAAATAACCAAGATGTTTTGAAAGTATCCCAACATTTAGATCAACTACTAAATGAATTACAAAGACTTCAAAAGCGTGAAAAAAAGGTTAGTTAA
- a CDS encoding TrkH family potassium uptake protein, with the protein MNLFSRQFKLSKQLSTIHLIVLFYLGAVAISTILLSIPWLHEADADLSFIEIAFTAVSAISVTGLSVISVADTFNGAGYIVLAVVLQFGGIGIMTLGTFIWILLGKKIGLRERQLIQVDQNRTTLSGLVNLMLKILKIIISIEIVGTIVLGTYFLSYYDTWYEAFLQGFFGAVSATTNAGFDITGNSLIPFANDYFVQFVNIILLILGAIGFPVLIEIQELIKGVYKDTNEKYTFSLFTKLTTITFFGLVLIGTIAIAYLDRNHFFANKEWHETFFYSLFQSVSTRNGGLATMDVSLFSIPTQLVLSVLMFIGASPSSVGGGIRTTTFAIMMLAIYNYAKGNSSIKIFGREIDQEDITRSFIVISTATMLCMASIIILAHTEPFPIISIIFEVCSAFGTTGLSLGITADLSVFGKLVIMFLMFVGRIGIFSFLFLLRGKVSKDLFRYPTERVIIG; encoded by the coding sequence ATGAATTTATTTTCACGACAATTTAAGCTTTCCAAGCAATTGTCCACGATTCATCTCATCGTATTATTTTATTTAGGAGCAGTAGCGATATCGACTATTCTGTTAAGCATCCCTTGGTTGCATGAAGCGGATGCGGATTTAAGCTTTATTGAAATTGCTTTTACAGCAGTAAGCGCGATAAGTGTAACGGGTTTATCGGTTATAAGTGTGGCGGATACCTTTAACGGTGCTGGCTATATCGTACTCGCTGTTGTGTTGCAGTTTGGTGGAATAGGGATTATGACACTAGGAACGTTTATTTGGATTTTGCTCGGAAAGAAAATAGGGCTTCGTGAACGGCAGCTTATCCAAGTGGACCAAAATCGAACTACTCTTTCTGGTCTTGTAAACCTAATGTTGAAAATATTAAAAATTATCATCTCAATAGAAATCGTAGGAACTATCGTGTTAGGAACCTACTTTTTAAGTTATTATGATACTTGGTATGAAGCGTTCCTGCAAGGCTTTTTTGGGGCGGTGAGTGCTACAACGAATGCAGGGTTTGATATTACTGGAAATTCATTAATTCCTTTTGCGAATGATTATTTTGTTCAATTCGTAAACATAATTCTGTTAATATTAGGGGCTATTGGCTTTCCAGTTCTTATTGAGATTCAAGAGCTAATAAAAGGGGTTTACAAGGATACAAATGAAAAATATACCTTTTCCCTTTTTACTAAACTTACAACGATTACGTTCTTTGGACTAGTTTTAATAGGAACAATTGCCATCGCTTATTTGGATCGAAATCATTTCTTTGCTAATAAGGAATGGCATGAAACATTTTTTTATAGCTTGTTTCAGTCGGTTTCCACGCGAAATGGTGGGTTAGCGACAATGGATGTTAGTCTTTTTTCTATACCAACACAATTGGTGTTGAGTGTTTTAATGTTTATTGGTGCCTCTCCGAGTAGTGTTGGTGGAGGGATTCGAACGACAACCTTCGCGATTATGATGCTTGCTATTTACAACTATGCTAAAGGAAATTCCAGTATTAAGATTTTTGGGAGAGAAATTGACCAGGAGGATATAACGAGATCGTTTATCGTCATATCTACGGCAACGATGCTCTGTATGGCTTCTATCATTATATTAGCTCATACAGAACCATTCCCAATCATTTCGATTATCTTTGAAGTCTGTTCTGCATTTGGAACGACAGGTTTATCTTTAGGAATTACCGCAGACTTGTCCGTTTTTGGAAAGCTCGTCATTATGTTTTTGATGTTTGTTGGGCGAATCGGTATTTTCTCATTCCTATTTTTACTAAGAGGAAAAGTAAGCAAAGATTTGTTCCGCTATCCAACAGAGCGTGTTATTATTGGCTAG